The genomic DNA GATCTCTTCAGTCTTCTCCTCTTTGATAGCATTTTCTTCGTTCTCGTTCAGATCGCCATGTTTACCCTTGTTCTCTTCAACCTGCTCCTCTTTGACagcaatttcttccttttcaaaTTCGCCATGTTTTCCCTTGTTCTCTTCAAATGAGTCCTCCTTAATTTCCTTGTCTTCACTCCCATTATTCTGTTCACTTTGCTTTTCTTTGTTCTCTTCATTTACCACTTCCTGGGTTTCCTTTCCTTCATTCTCATTTTGTCTTTCTTTGTTATCTTCAGTCCACTCCTCTTTCACttccttctcttcttcctcaGGTTGCTTTTCTTTGTTCTCTTCACTCATTTGAATCACTTCCTCTCTATTATCCTTTTCCTCGTTTTCATTTTCTCCGTTTTGCTTCTCATCACTCTCTTCTCTTATTTCTTCCTTCTCTTCACCTTCATTCTGCTCTTCCTGTCCTCCTTTGTTCTCATTCTCCACTTCCAAATCCTTGTTTTCCTCATTTTCTCCATCTTTGCTTTCTGATTCTGGGTTTTCTTCTTTGGTCTCTTTAACCTCGTTCTCTTTGTTGGTCTCTTCCACTTCCTTCTCAGCATCCGTTGTATTTTCTCTCTCACTTTCCTCCCCAACTTTTTCTTGGTTATCTTTAAGAAGATCATCATCCACACTGCTTTTCCCTTCTACATCACCACCACCCTCTTCGGATTTGATTTCTTCGTGGAAAGTTTTAGTagtttcttcttcctcttcctcctctCTATGCCTTTGATCAATAATAGTGGCATCATCAATACGATTATCAAGATCTTTCCTCCCTAACTTTAAGAAATCATCCCCATTCTTCAAATTATTCGACAGTTTAGCATTTTGTTCCAGCGAAGCTGCCTTCTTGTAATTGGATTGCTGAACCTGGTAAACTAACCATAGTCCTACAGCAATCAAAACACATAACTGTATAGCATGCTTCACCTTGAAGCCTTTAGATCTTTGATGCCTTCGTGGTGATGTTTTGAAcataattcaatgatttcttccACAAATTCCCTGAATAAAAATGAACAAACACACTTACACAAAaactttgatttctttctttaatgtttctttttttaacTTCTCATTCAATTGTTCTCACAAAAGTTTGAATTTCCTCACCCTACCCTATAATAGAATGAgtaattattgaaaaatgaaattggTGTTGCTTCTTGATTTCTTGATTCAAAGATTCCTTCAAACCAGACaccaattattaaaaaaatacttacttATTATATACTGAAGAAgtgatgttataaataataactgTTGTGTATTTACTATGAAGATAAGATCGATCAAACCACGTAAACACTAAGCAAATACTAACATTCATAGAAGCTGACTAACTTGTACTAGTAAATTATAGCAACATCAAATGATGATATTAAGGAAAAAACCTAGTTAATAAAGTTTCACATTAAAAAACAACGAATGATACGAATGCAGATCTATATAAACAATTGCATTCACATAGATCTATAGTGCAAACTCTGATATGGAAGATAGAATCTAACGTTAGATCAGACACAATAAAGTCAGaaacaaattcaaaacaatGTAATTAA from Impatiens glandulifera chromosome 9, dImpGla2.1, whole genome shotgun sequence includes the following:
- the LOC124913948 gene encoding cilia- and flagella-associated protein 251-like — translated: MFKTSPRRHQRSKGFKVKHAIQLCVLIAVGLWLVYQVQQSNYKKAASLEQNAKLSNNLKNGDDFLKLGRKDLDNRIDDATIIDQRHREEEEEEETTKTFHEEIKSEEGGGDVEGKSSVDDDLLKDNQEKVGEESERENTTDAEKEVEETNKENEVKETKEENPESESKDGENEENKDLEVENENKGGQEEQNEGEEKEEIREESDEKQNGENENEEKDNREEVIQMSEENKEKQPEEEEKEVKEEWTEDNKERQNENEGKETQEVVNEENKEKQSEQNNGSEDKEIKEDSFEENKGKHGEFEKEEIAVKEEQVEENKGKHGDLNENEENAIKEEKTEEINTNETKVENSTRNEKDSIEGQSKETVEKIENVKDGDNSGSSKDLTPDGNNVKDDTDSKNTNENAKESPQNSDGEVQIKIAEQNQLIQNNTDTNQNELPSVSAESETVKKEESSDAKDQDNNVQTKDNPNSSPSETKEDNQSKSTESVVSEGDGIQTVVNEQKETKPDSEKSNPTEENSGKEFDTYQILKCFLSKIYVML